The Dokdonia donghaensis DSW-1 DNA window TTCCTATTGTAAATGGTATTATCGTGAGTTTACTAAGTGGTTTTATAACAGAATCTGTAGGTAACAGATTACTCTTTGCCATACTTGCAGCAAGTGCCTCTTATATTGCAGTCCCTGCCGCTATGAAACTCGCTGCTCCTAAAGCAAATGAAGGTCTATACTTGCCTATGGCACTTGCCATTACCTTTCCCTTTAATATCACACTGGGAATGCCGCTTTACCTCTGTATTATAAACTGGAGCTAATATATTTTTAATCACGCTTTCGCGAAAGCGTACTCAAAAACTTACTTATGATTCTCTCACAAAGCAACACCCTAACAGAAGATATAGCAGCAGCGAGAGTCGCAGGTTTTACCTCAGATTTTATGTATAGAGAGGGGCGTTTATTGTGTAGAACTAATAATCGCTGGTATCAAATAGAAGACCTCACACTTATAGAATATTGCAGGCACGAGGGAATGAATGACCCAGGGGATAGTTCGATTTTATTTTTGATAGAGACTAATGATTCAATAAAAGGTTGCCTTACGAGTGCCTATGGTAAAGATGCAGATACAGACCTCATAAGTTTTGTAATGAGCTTAGAAAAGAAAGAGAAATAGCTATCTTAACATAAAACCAAAAGGTATGGCAAAGATATTAAAATCACTTTCTGAGTATGTACAAATTGCTATAGGTATTGCCCTCGCGAGTATAGGCCTCAAGGCCTTCTTGCTACCTAATGGGTTTCTGGATGGTGGAGCAACGGGTATCGCTATTTTATTAAGTAAAAAGTTAGATCTAGATATCTCCTTACTGCTCTTCATTGTGAGTATTCCGTTTCTAGTGTTGGGTTTTTATAAGCTTTCGCGAAATATTCTTTTAAAAAGTACAATGTCCATCTTAATACTAGCAGTCCTTATAGGTGTTGAGTCATTTCCTATTATCACTGAAGATAAGTTGCTCATCGCGATTTTTGGCGGTATGTTTTTAGGCGCTGGTATTGGCATCAGTATACGCAACGGTGCGGTACTTGACGGATCTGAAATTCTAGGGATTTACGTCTTTGATCTTTTTGGCATAAGCATAGGTAAAACCATCCTTGCCTTCAATATTCTTCTATTTATTATCACTGCTTTAGTACTTAGTGTAGAGGTAGCGCTATATTCCATACTCACCTATATCGTGACGGCAAAGTTTATAGATTTTTTTATAGAAGGGTTTGAAGATTTTATCGGTATTACTATCATATCACCGTCATCTGAAGAAATAGAACAAAAGATTCTTAAGGAACTAGGCACTGGTATCACCGTCTACAAAGCGGCGGCAGGTTACGGCAGTACGGGTCAAAATAATGAACGCCGTGTGATACAAACCGTGATAAACCGTATACACCTGCGCAAAATACACAAGCTCATAGACTCCTGCGACCCTGATGCTTTTATCGTTGAGTTTGACGTGAATAATGTGAAAGGAGGAGTTTTAAAAAGGTATCTGCATCCTCAAAGTTCAAAAAAGCTGGCTAGTCTTTAGAAGTTGTTTGATGATGCGTTGTGCTATTTATGCTTTCGCGAAAGCGCAACCCTACAAACTCAAGTAATACCCCAGATTTATCCAGAATCGATGATTTGCAGTAGCTTTAAGAAATGAATCCATACGATAGTCTACGCCTATCTCTAGTTTATTTGCATCGTTTAGATAATAACCCAAAGTAGGCACAAACCTTACCTCGAGGTCTGTTCCATCTCCTTGAATGGAATATACATACTCGTTCCCTAGTTTTAAATACACTTCTCCTGGGTCTATAAACTCACCATTGAGGGATATATCTGAAGACAATCTGTATCGCGCTCTAAACTCAACTTTTTGCCTAGCATTAAATGTTTGATCTGTACGAAAGCGATGCCCCAAACGAAAACCAAAATAAGGTACGGTAAATGAGTACTGCTGTATCGCGC harbors:
- a CDS encoding YitT family protein, encoding MAKILKSLSEYVQIAIGIALASIGLKAFLLPNGFLDGGATGIAILLSKKLDLDISLLLFIVSIPFLVLGFYKLSRNILLKSTMSILILAVLIGVESFPIITEDKLLIAIFGGMFLGAGIGISIRNGAVLDGSEILGIYVFDLFGISIGKTILAFNILLFIITALVLSVEVALYSILTYIVTAKFIDFFIEGFEDFIGITIISPSSEEIEQKILKELGTGITVYKAAAGYGSTGQNNERRVIQTVINRIHLRKIHKLIDSCDPDAFIVEFDVNNVKGGVLKRYLHPQSSKKLASL
- a CDS encoding DUF2490 domain-containing protein, giving the protein MFKFLSFIFIFFTSTLLYGQSLYEVGILPEVNIGTKINELWNINVEFAPRIELNEGDFKGNNNTEVFYSLLDVTTVATRTVGVDAKVGIGYLARFRDKDLIHRAIQQYSFTVPYFGFRLGHRFRTDQTFNARQKVEFRARYRLSSDISLNGEFIDPGEVYLKLGNEYVYSIQGDGTDLEVRFVPTLGYYLNDANKLEIGVDYRMDSFLKATANHRFWINLGYYLSL